One window from the genome of Ramlibacter henchirensis encodes:
- a CDS encoding YfgM family protein yields MASHLDLEEQEQLDDLKHFWKTYGNLISWLLIAVFGAIAAMNGWQWYQRTQSAKASALYEEVERAVRAGDMARAEQGFADVKNKYGGTVFAQQAGLLVAQAEADKGKPDAAKAALQWVADKASDEGLQAVARLRLAALLVESKAYDEALKQLNAEVPDEFNALVADRRGDIYNLQGKKAEAKAEYTKAYQSLTDGAEYRRLLEVKLTSLGVDPKSLAPAKEASSGTAKS; encoded by the coding sequence ATGGCCTCGCATCTCGACCTCGAAGAACAGGAGCAGCTTGACGATCTCAAGCACTTCTGGAAGACCTACGGCAACCTGATCTCCTGGCTGCTGATCGCCGTGTTCGGCGCCATTGCCGCGATGAACGGCTGGCAGTGGTACCAGCGCACCCAGTCGGCCAAGGCCTCGGCCCTGTACGAGGAAGTCGAGCGGGCCGTGCGGGCCGGCGACATGGCGCGCGCGGAGCAGGGCTTCGCCGACGTCAAGAACAAGTACGGCGGCACGGTGTTCGCGCAGCAGGCCGGCCTGCTCGTCGCGCAGGCGGAGGCCGACAAGGGCAAGCCCGATGCGGCCAAGGCCGCCCTGCAGTGGGTGGCGGACAAGGCGTCCGACGAAGGCCTGCAGGCCGTCGCGCGCCTGCGCCTCGCGGCGCTGCTCGTGGAGTCCAAGGCGTACGACGAGGCGCTGAAGCAGCTGAACGCCGAGGTGCCCGACGAATTCAACGCGCTGGTGGCCGACCGCCGCGGGGACATCTACAACCTGCAGGGCAAGAAGGCCGAGGCCAAGGCCGAATACACCAAGGCCTACCAGTCGCTCACCGACGGCGCCGAGTACCGGCGGCTGCTCGAAGTGAAGCTCACCTCGCTGGGCGTCGATCCCAAGAGCCTGGCGCCCGCCAAGGAGGCCTCGTCCGGGACCGCCAAGTCATGA
- the hisS gene encoding histidine--tRNA ligase — protein MAEKLSAVKGMNDILPASVPRTEKLPDSALWQWFESAVRTVLARYGYQYLLTPIVEPTALFVRGLGEVTDIVEKEMYSFVDSMNGDRLTLRPEATAGIVRAVIEHNALYNGPLRIWTLGPMFRHERPQKGRYRQFHQLDVEAMGYAGPDVDAEMILMARALWRELGLVEGQHVRLEINSLGQPEERRAHREALVRYFEENASTLDADAQRRLHSNPLRILDSKNPAMQAVIEGAPRLMDFLGAESKAHFDAVRGALDAVGLEYRVNPRLVRGMDYYNLTVFEWMTDQLGSQGTVCGGGRYDGLIGQLGGKPAPAVGFGLGIERLLLLIQELGLPVPSAAPDVYAVVPADAPLPTVVAALEALRAAGVRVLQHGAGPDGPGSLKSQFKKADASGARYALIFGADELAAGEVTVKALRDGSGAQQRQPLAGVTAWAATLKS, from the coding sequence ATGGCTGAAAAACTGAGTGCCGTCAAAGGCATGAACGACATCCTGCCGGCTTCCGTGCCGCGCACGGAGAAGCTGCCGGATTCGGCACTGTGGCAATGGTTCGAGTCGGCCGTGCGCACGGTGCTCGCGCGCTACGGCTACCAGTACCTGCTGACGCCCATCGTCGAGCCCACCGCGCTGTTCGTCCGTGGCCTGGGCGAGGTCACCGACATCGTCGAAAAGGAGATGTATTCCTTCGTCGATTCGATGAACGGCGACCGGCTCACGCTGCGTCCCGAGGCCACCGCCGGCATCGTCCGCGCGGTCATCGAGCACAACGCCCTGTACAACGGCCCGCTGCGCATCTGGACGCTGGGCCCTATGTTCCGCCACGAGCGCCCCCAGAAGGGCCGCTACCGGCAGTTCCACCAGCTCGACGTCGAGGCGATGGGCTATGCGGGCCCCGACGTCGATGCCGAGATGATCCTGATGGCCCGCGCGCTGTGGCGCGAGCTGGGCTTGGTCGAAGGGCAGCACGTCCGGCTGGAGATCAACAGCCTGGGCCAGCCCGAGGAACGCCGCGCGCATCGCGAGGCGCTCGTGCGCTACTTCGAGGAGAACGCCTCCACGCTGGACGCCGATGCGCAGCGCCGCCTGCACAGCAACCCGCTGCGCATCCTGGACAGCAAGAACCCGGCGATGCAGGCGGTGATCGAAGGCGCGCCGCGCCTGATGGATTTCCTCGGCGCGGAATCGAAGGCGCATTTCGATGCCGTGCGCGGCGCGCTGGATGCCGTGGGACTCGAGTACCGCGTCAACCCGCGCCTGGTTCGTGGCATGGACTACTACAACCTCACCGTGTTCGAGTGGATGACCGACCAGCTCGGCTCCCAGGGCACGGTCTGCGGAGGCGGCCGCTACGACGGCCTGATCGGCCAGCTGGGCGGCAAGCCCGCGCCGGCCGTCGGATTCGGCCTGGGCATCGAGCGGCTGCTGCTGCTGATCCAGGAACTCGGGCTGCCGGTCCCCTCGGCGGCCCCGGATGTCTACGCGGTGGTGCCGGCCGATGCGCCGCTGCCGACCGTGGTCGCCGCACTCGAAGCGCTGCGTGCCGCCGGCGTGCGGGTGTTGCAGCACGGTGCCGGTCCGGACGGCCCCGGCAGCCTCAAGTCGCAGTTCAAGAAGGCCGATGCCAGCGGCGCGCGTTACGCGCTGATCTTCGGCGCGGACGAACTCGCTGCGGGTGAAGTCACGGTCAAGGCGCTGCGGGATGGCTCGGGCGCGCAGCAGCGGCAGCCGCTCGCAGGCGTCACCGCCTGGGCCGCGACGCTGAAGAGCTGA